A region of Salvia splendens isolate huo1 chromosome 17, SspV2, whole genome shotgun sequence DNA encodes the following proteins:
- the LOC121774408 gene encoding fibrous sheath CABYR-binding protein-like codes for MGKKAYAKKIKPHREEVTATQQQREEPPSIQPPPNPQSSVPAPQAPAMISLNAMAEFLRQQDPTRNWAAELANFSQIGGQGSPTGASTAGPTTSEVPPEPVSYAEVQSEGESPSAVPSEASVPNSADLNAIAAHYDSNPEELEARTSQPRKIQEVSSETEETSIAEPVLQEVVRGEIDLNESAQKRDLMTDEEFDSIMNKVIHAEAVGEIEGTREVSIPEGPAYQSGDQADDNQTREKETLPGSSQPEAEGGNTLVEAQVTKAKETEVRPEVPNPVAPPVVKPKPVKRRLVLKADPKVDRPKPHRYSQRCLGKWAAKKAKPNTAADPLEIVSEDERPTPTKPGEESLPAADPRDSAMGVDEAPQTQGGQGEDTERMAEGLDFASESVEPEGSEEDDTI; via the coding sequence ATGGGTAAGAAGGCCTACGCAAAGAAAATCAAACCCCACCGGGAAGAAGTCACAGCAACACAGCAGCAGCGAGAAGAACCACCATCCATCCAGCCACCGCCAAACCCACAATCATCGGTGCCGGCTCCGCAAGCCCCAGCGATGATTTCTTTAAACGCAATGGCGGAGTTCCTTAGGCAACAAGATCCGACCAGAAATTGGGCGGCGGAGTTGGCAAACTTCAGCCAAATTGGAGGACAGGGGAGCCCAACCGGAGCAAGCACAGCAGGACCCACAACTAGTGAAGTTCCGCCTGAGCCAGTGAGTTATGCCGAAGTACAATCAGAAGGGGAATCTCCCTCGGCCGTGCCATCGGAAGCCTCGGTACCCAATTCGGCGGACCTCAACGCCATTGCCGCCCATTACGACTCCAACCCTGAAGAGCTAGAAGCAAGAACAAGTCAACCACGGAAAATTCAAGAAGTGAGCAGTGAAACAGAGGAGACGTCGATAGCAGAGCCGGTTCTTCAAGAAGTTGTTAGGGGggagatagatctgaatgaGTCAGCCCAGAAGCGGGACCTCATGACTGACGAAGAGTTTGATTCTATAATGAACAAGGTGATTCACGCGGAGGCAGTGGGAGAGATTGAGGGGACGAGGGAAGTGAGTATACCAGAGGGCCCAGCATACCAGTCTGGAGACCAAGCAGACGACAACCAAACTAGGGAAAAAGAGACATTGCCGGGGTCATCCCAGCCAGAAGCAGAAGGGGGTAACACACTGGTTGAAGCACAGGTAACCAAAGCAAAAGAAACAGAAGTGAGACCAGAAGTACCcaacccagtggcacctccAGTAGTAAAGCCCAAGCCCGTCAAGCGGAGACTAGTATTGAAGGCTGATCCTAAGGTAGACCGGCCTAAACCGCACAGGTATTCACAGAGGTGTTTGGGAAAGTGGGCAGCCAAAAAGGCCAAACCAAACACAGCGGCAGATCCGCTTGAGATCGTGAGTGAAGACGAACGACCGACTCCCACAAAGCCTGGGGAGGAGTCCTTACCTGCTGCCGACCCAAGGGATTCTGCAATGGGAGTCGATGAAGCCCCTCAGACACAAGGTGGCCAGGGTGAAGATACTGAaaggatggctgagggtctggacttCGCATCCGAGTCAGTAGAACCTGAGGGATCAGAGGAGGATGATACCATATAG